One Cucumis sativus cultivar 9930 chromosome 1, Cucumber_9930_V3, whole genome shotgun sequence DNA segment encodes these proteins:
- the LOC101204692 gene encoding aldehyde oxidase GLOX, whose translation MANHKHFSAVLNVLKATIVLLLQCTKIRSVVGVSLATQTAGRWKLLMNNTGVIAMHMALTHYDTVVIFDQTSAGPSGYRLRRRFGGKICTTSPADMVDPNCYAHSVEYDISKNQVRALQISSDTWCSSGSILSNGTLLQTGGYGSGARRIRNFRPCKDHHCNWSESNKLLSNARWYATTIVLPEHDRLFVVGGKRAFNYEFVPKMGKEKSYDLPFLHRTFNSREGGNNLYPFVHLSSDGNLFIFANRDSILFNYRRNKVVKTFPRIPGGGGRNYPATGSSVMLPLDHRNKFQVVEVMVCGGSATGAYRAARRGQFMKGLRSCGRMVITGNRHKWNMENMPEPRLLHDMLILPTGNILIINGAKTGCAGWGNARNASLRPYLYKPKNQLNRRFSILRSTKIARMYHSSAIVLTDGRILIAGGNTNKNYTYINVPYPTELRLQAYHPHYTESKHNNQRPRNVTIHYARGDYGIKYGGEFRVRFKLGRRRKEDAIEFNIYSPPFATHSFSMNQRLVKLRRKIMAREGNGEWMSAIVEGPPSANVAPAGYYLFTVVYGGIPSVSRWIRIIHS comes from the coding sequence ATGGCCAACCATAAACATTTTTCTGCAGTACTCAATGTACTGAAAGCCACCATTGTGCTACTGCTACAATGTACAAAAATCCGTTCTGTAGTTGGAGTTTCTCTAGCAACGCAAACAGCAGGAAGGTGGAAGCTTCTTATGAATAACACTGGCGTGATAGCCATGCACATGGCTTTAACACACTACGACACTGTTGTTATATTTGATCAAACTAGTGCTGGTCCGTCTGGATATCGACTCCGACGACGGTTTGGGGGAAAAATATGTACAACTTCTCCTGCTGACATGGTAGACCCCAACTGCTATGCCCATTCTGTGGAGTATGACATTTCAAAGAATCAAGTCAGAGCTCTCCAAATTTCTTCTGATACCTGGTGCTCCTCTGGTTCCATCCTGAGCAATGGGACGTTATTACAGACAGGTGGTTATGGTAGCGGGGCTCGAAGAATTCGCAACTTTAGACCTTGTAAAGACCATCATTGCAATTGGAGTGAATCCAATAAGTTGTTATCAAATGCTCGTTGGTATGCTACAACTATAGTCCTTCCTGAACACGATCGGTTATTTGTGGTGGGTGGCAAGAGAGCCTTCAATTATGAATTCGTTCCAAAAATGGGGAAAGAGAAGTCGTACGATCTCCCATTCTTGCACCGAACTTTTAACAGTCGTGAGGGAGGAAACAACCTCTATCCCTTTGTTCATCTCTCCAGTGATGGGAACTTGTTCATTTTCGCCAATAGAGACTCGATTCTATTCAATTATAGACGAAACAAAGTGGTGAAGACATTTCCTCGAATACCTGGTGGGGGAGGGCGGAACTACCCTGCCACTGGCTCCTCAGTTATGCTCCCATTAGACCATAGAAACAAGTTTCAAGTGGTCGAAGTCATGGTATGTGGGGGCTCTGCTACCGGAGCATACAGAGCAGCACGACGTGGGCAGTTCATGAAAGGTCTGCGATCATGCGGAAGAATGGTGATCACTGGGAACAGGCATAAATGGAATATGGAAAACATGCCAGAACCTCGGCTCTTACACGATATGCTAATCCTTCCCACAGGCAATATCTTGATCATCAATGGAGCTAAAACCGGTTGTGCAGGATGGGGGAATGCAAGAAACGCGTCCCTTCGACCCTATCTCTACAAGCCCAAAAACCAACTGAACAGAAGATTCTCAATCCTGAGATCAACTAAAATAGCAAGAATGTACCACTCGTCAGCCATTGTTCTCACCGATGGAAGAATCTTAATCGCAGGTGGAAATACCAATAAAAATTACACATATATCAACGTACCTTACCCAACAGAACTCAGATTACAAGCATATCATCCACACTACACCGAGTCAAAACACAACAACCAGAGGCCAAGAAATGTGACGATACACTACGCTCGCGGAGATTACGGCATCAAATATGGCGGAGAGTTCAGAGTTCGATTCAAATTGGGGAGAAGGAGGAAAGAAGACGCTATAGAATTTAACATTTACTCCCCGCCATTCGCGACCCACTCGTTTTCGATGAATCAAAGGTTGGTGAAACTAAGGAGGAAAATAATGGCGAGAGAAGGGAATGGGGAGTGGATGAGTGCCATAGTGGAGGGTCCACCGTCGGCAAATGTTGCACCGGCGGGTTATTACTTGTTCACGGTGGTGTATGGAGGAATTCCAAGCGTTTCTCGGTGGATAAGAATCATACATTCctaa